The following coding sequences are from one Candidatus Nitrohelix vancouverensis window:
- a CDS encoding CDP-alcohol phosphatidyltransferase family protein — MNKLPPEDRFFDVNDLWYFWNVWVVRILYRAPVTANQITGLTLVLGLASAACFLWDDPNALLWAGALLYGKIFFDNVDGNLARARKEETRLGRFFDSLTDFLSSVLVYLAAAWRLYDSTGQWEWLALGAFALVSCLLQCSYFVFYLVQYTSISGSYRKNRVDESVTKADIRAVEAGASPFILFLQRMHVFFYGWQDKSILWLDRVVRSRVGAQEGDPDWYQDKRFMTLVSPLCVCTCNMVLVVFALADRLDLLFLVYAPLSIVYWFGLIVWQCRRYTTQRIARTECP, encoded by the coding sequence ATGAACAAGTTACCGCCGGAGGATCGCTTCTTCGACGTCAACGACCTCTGGTATTTCTGGAATGTCTGGGTGGTGCGTATTCTCTACCGCGCGCCGGTCACGGCGAATCAGATCACCGGTCTCACTCTGGTCCTGGGCCTGGCGTCTGCGGCCTGTTTCCTTTGGGACGATCCGAACGCTTTGTTATGGGCTGGGGCCCTGCTCTACGGAAAAATTTTTTTTGACAATGTCGACGGCAACCTCGCCCGCGCTCGCAAAGAGGAAACGCGGCTCGGAAGGTTTTTCGACTCCCTGACCGATTTTCTGTCTTCTGTACTGGTATATCTGGCCGCCGCCTGGCGACTTTATGACTCGACCGGACAATGGGAATGGCTGGCGCTGGGCGCATTCGCTCTTGTGTCCTGTCTTCTACAATGTTCCTACTTCGTTTTTTATCTGGTGCAGTACACCTCGATCTCCGGTTCGTACCGCAAGAATCGCGTGGATGAAAGCGTGACAAAAGCGGATATTCGTGCAGTTGAAGCGGGAGCGTCTCCGTTCATTCTTTTTTTGCAACGCATGCATGTCTTTTTTTACGGCTGGCAGGACAAATCGATCTTGTGGCTGGATCGTGTTGTGAGAAGCCGCGTCGGCGCTCAGGAAGGCGACCCGGACTGGTATCAGGACAAACGCTTCATGACCCTGGTAAGCCCGCTCTGCGTATGCACCTGCAACATGGTTCTGGTGGTGTTCGCGTTGGCGGACCGCCTGGATTTGTTGTTCCTTGTCTATGCTCCTCTCAGCATTGTCTATTGGTTTGGATTGATTGTCTGGCAATGCCGCCGTTATACAACGCAACGTATCGCCCGGACTGAATGCCCATGA
- a CDS encoding glutaredoxin produces the protein MILRLYNIDGCGYCAMVRETLSQLDLEYEKIDVPWPHNQRKEVFDVSGQTTVPVLVDGDVILDDEYAIIDHLKRNYSKQSPSA, from the coding sequence ATGATTCTCAGACTTTATAATATTGACGGTTGCGGCTATTGCGCCATGGTTCGAGAAACGCTCAGCCAGCTGGATCTGGAGTACGAAAAAATCGACGTTCCCTGGCCTCACAATCAAAGGAAAGAAGTCTTTGACGTGTCGGGACAGACGACGGTTCCAGTTTTAGTGGATGGAGATGTGATTCTTGATGATGAGTATGCAATAATCGATCATTTGAAGCGAAATTACTCCAAGCAGTCTCCCTCTGCCTGA
- a CDS encoding FtsX-like permease family protein — translation MTYGTLPLRQLFRLALAECRGASARLSFFILCIAIGVGAVTVINSFTLTLQNSIQNESKGLLAADIEIKSSWAMSAKDEQILRKELGPEAEFLSIKELHAMARFPDPAKPGENGSILTELKAVPTEAPYYPLYGEFEAKPGKALEVLLEDSGAVVETSFLARTHLKAGDTFDLGKSRVTIRGIVISEPDRLSRAFSIGPRLFVSLKTLDASELIQPGSRVRHKTLVRLADSSDPEIVAFNIEHKLSDKAASTRTYKDRKSNLAQSIDRIGRYLGSIAVVALLMGGIGVAMIVRVFMAQKLDSAAIMKCLGARSRTIWNIYLLQALGLGLLGSILGAAAGYGFQFLLPAKLAGLLAIEVKPEFYWEPTFRAIILGLGTTLLFCAWPLLCASRVKPLRLFRRGFDDEHQPNIGRRERIAAGFAFTAGLIALSIWQAGSVKNAAVFLAAILVAILLSMGSAFLVVRLLKKYSWTGTVSGQYGLANLHRPNNQTLPIVACLGMGVMLLLTVRLTQMDMMAMLSSNTENSPPNYFFIDIQSDQTEQFTQALDSVAPEAERSLTPLVRSKFYSANGVKAQDWKFDNPAAEEWFINREFVLTHMSDAPPPDNEIIKGKWWGKEGASTPQVSLEEDAARRLNIDVGATLTMEIQGVQIEAPVTNIRKVNWRNMRTNFYMIYSPSALEGAPLTFVATAHVPEDKEMEVQRAVVNSLPNVTALSSRDIVKTVQNITEKLSALVDFMSGFSILSGLIILSGSIASTKYRRMQESAILKILGARRFAVARILGVEYALLGLLAGMIGAGLSALLSWGVMEYLVKAPWHFYPSVTFSAIFLTAVAAAVTGIVSSLDSLNGKPGKTLREAT, via the coding sequence ATGACATACGGAACCTTACCCCTCAGGCAGTTGTTCCGCCTGGCTTTGGCGGAATGTCGCGGCGCCTCAGCGCGTCTGTCGTTTTTCATTCTGTGCATCGCCATCGGCGTGGGCGCCGTTACCGTGATAAACTCCTTCACCCTGACGCTTCAAAACTCTATCCAAAACGAATCGAAGGGTTTGCTCGCCGCCGACATCGAGATCAAAAGCAGTTGGGCGATGAGCGCGAAAGACGAGCAAATTCTTCGCAAAGAACTTGGGCCGGAAGCGGAATTTCTCTCGATCAAGGAATTGCACGCCATGGCGCGCTTTCCCGATCCCGCGAAACCTGGGGAGAACGGTTCCATTCTCACCGAACTGAAAGCGGTTCCAACCGAAGCGCCCTATTACCCGCTTTATGGAGAGTTTGAAGCAAAACCCGGAAAAGCGCTCGAAGTCCTGCTTGAAGATTCCGGCGCTGTGGTCGAAACTTCCTTTTTGGCCCGCACCCACCTGAAAGCCGGCGACACCTTCGACCTTGGCAAATCCCGCGTGACCATTCGCGGCATCGTAATCTCCGAACCCGACCGCCTGTCGCGGGCCTTCAGTATCGGGCCGCGCCTGTTCGTTTCCCTGAAAACCCTGGATGCCTCGGAATTGATCCAGCCGGGCAGTCGCGTCCGCCACAAAACCCTTGTTCGTCTGGCCGACTCCAGCGATCCGGAAATCGTCGCATTCAATATCGAACACAAATTATCTGACAAGGCCGCTTCAACGCGAACCTACAAAGATCGCAAATCCAATCTCGCCCAATCCATCGACCGCATCGGTCGTTATCTCGGCTCCATCGCCGTGGTCGCATTGCTGATGGGCGGCATTGGCGTGGCGATGATCGTTCGCGTCTTCATGGCCCAGAAACTCGATTCGGCGGCGATCATGAAATGTCTGGGGGCGCGCTCTCGAACCATCTGGAATATTTATTTATTGCAGGCGCTCGGCCTTGGCCTGCTCGGCTCGATCCTGGGCGCTGCGGCGGGTTACGGCTTTCAATTCCTGCTTCCCGCCAAACTCGCCGGACTGCTCGCTATTGAAGTGAAACCCGAATTTTATTGGGAACCGACTTTCCGCGCCATCATCCTTGGACTGGGAACGACTCTGCTCTTCTGCGCCTGGCCCCTGCTGTGCGCCTCGCGCGTGAAACCGCTCCGCTTGTTCCGACGCGGATTCGACGACGAACATCAACCCAACATTGGGCGCAGGGAACGCATCGCCGCAGGCTTCGCTTTCACCGCGGGCTTGATTGCTTTGTCTATCTGGCAAGCGGGCTCCGTAAAAAATGCGGCGGTTTTTCTCGCCGCAATCCTGGTCGCTATTTTGCTGTCGATGGGTTCCGCCTTCCTCGTCGTCCGTCTGCTCAAAAAATATTCATGGACGGGAACCGTCAGCGGTCAATACGGGCTGGCCAATCTGCACCGCCCCAACAATCAGACTCTGCCGATCGTCGCCTGTCTGGGAATGGGCGTCATGCTCCTGCTGACGGTGCGTTTGACGCAAATGGACATGATGGCGATGCTTTCCTCCAACACGGAAAATTCGCCGCCCAATTATTTCTTCATCGACATCCAGTCCGACCAGACCGAGCAGTTCACCCAGGCGCTTGATTCCGTCGCTCCGGAGGCGGAACGTAGTTTGACGCCGCTAGTTCGATCCAAATTCTACTCAGCCAACGGAGTGAAGGCGCAGGATTGGAAGTTCGACAACCCTGCGGCAGAGGAATGGTTCATCAACCGCGAGTTCGTGCTGACTCATATGTCCGACGCACCGCCGCCGGACAATGAAATCATCAAGGGGAAATGGTGGGGCAAGGAAGGCGCCTCGACGCCGCAGGTCTCATTGGAAGAAGACGCCGCGAGACGATTGAATATCGACGTCGGCGCGACTTTAACGATGGAGATTCAGGGCGTGCAGATTGAAGCTCCTGTGACCAATATTCGCAAGGTCAACTGGCGCAACATGCGCACTAATTTTTACATGATCTATTCGCCCTCCGCGCTTGAAGGAGCGCCGCTCACCTTCGTCGCCACCGCCCACGTTCCTGAAGACAAGGAGATGGAAGTGCAACGCGCCGTCGTGAACAGCTTGCCCAACGTGACCGCCCTGAGCTCGCGCGATATCGTTAAAACGGTGCAGAACATCACTGAAAAACTGTCTGCTCTGGTCGATTTCATGTCGGGGTTCAGCATCCTTTCCGGTTTGATCATTCTCTCCGGCTCCATCGCGTCGACCAAATACCGACGCATGCAGGAATCTGCGATCCTGAAAATTCTGGGCGCCCGACGTTTTGCGGTCGCGCGAATTCTTGGAGTGGAATACGCTCTCCTCGGATTACTCGCGGGAATGATCGGAGCCGGGCTGTCCGCCTTGCTCTCCTGGGGCGTCATGGAATATCTGGTCAAAGCCCCCTGGCATTTTTATCCTTCCGTCACCTTCTCGGCGATTTTCCTGACCGCCGTAGCCGCCGCTGTGACCGGCATCGTGAGCAGTCTCGACTCGCTCAACGGAAAGCCCGGCAAAACCCTGCGCGAAGCGACTTGA
- a CDS encoding DUF1566 domain-containing protein, producing MTGFLSSSVRFFTLAALLLCATQTSPARAAGIDDIGPRPEYQAPAWVAPPKPESPKHYRDNGDGTLTDLDTGLMWAQEDSYADLKRCLNFHQSVDYIENLEVAGYDDWRLPTLQELASIYDNTQENAISLDHSEENPLALDNRFADGAAYWYWSANFKNTKMSDCCGRTLYFVNGMSHIRRFSFCQNGGVRGVRDAND from the coding sequence ATGACAGGGTTCTTATCTTCTTCAGTAAGGTTTTTCACATTAGCCGCGCTACTGCTCTGCGCAACGCAGACTTCCCCGGCGCGCGCGGCAGGCATTGACGATATCGGCCCCAGGCCCGAATACCAGGCCCCGGCATGGGTCGCTCCTCCCAAACCAGAATCACCCAAACATTATCGAGACAACGGCGACGGGACTCTGACGGATTTGGACACCGGCCTCATGTGGGCGCAGGAAGACAGCTACGCCGACCTCAAGCGTTGTCTGAACTTTCATCAATCCGTGGATTATATTGAGAATCTGGAAGTGGCGGGCTATGACGACTGGCGACTGCCCACCCTGCAGGAACTGGCTTCGATCTACGACAACACCCAGGAAAATGCCATCAGCCTCGATCACAGCGAGGAAAATCCTTTAGCCCTGGACAACCGCTTCGCCGACGGGGCGGCTTACTGGTACTGGTCGGCCAATTTCAAAAACACGAAGATGAGCGATTGTTGCGGCAGGACCTTGTATTTCGTGAACGGCATGTCGCACATTCGCCGCTTTTCCTTTTGCCAGAACGGCGGCGTGCGCGGCGTAAGAGATGCTAATGACTAG
- a CDS encoding LON peptidase substrate-binding domain-containing protein translates to MTEDFKDATPGGVISIFPLPNTVFYPDIMLPLHIFEPRYRQMTADALGKDRQIGMVLLKPGFEAEYFDRPAIHSFGCVGHIQDCHQLPDGKYNFALKGFSRYKIVREIGDAPYRQAEVLLLKEINDRALEGHNDPIAQELAARLTAYCEKLTQIAREPKIADIPQCDRLSVFVDRMIMSLDLTPEQKQGYLEEQDVMKRADTLLEEIKLKTDLISLSHALSKKKVDPRMN, encoded by the coding sequence ATGACAGAAGATTTCAAGGACGCCACGCCGGGCGGCGTCATTTCCATATTCCCCCTGCCCAACACAGTTTTTTATCCAGACATCATGCTCCCCCTGCATATTTTTGAGCCGCGATACCGCCAAATGACGGCCGACGCGCTCGGCAAAGACAGGCAGATCGGCATGGTTCTGCTGAAGCCCGGATTCGAAGCGGAATATTTCGATCGCCCCGCCATTCACAGCTTCGGTTGCGTCGGACATATTCAAGACTGCCACCAATTGCCCGACGGCAAATACAACTTCGCGCTCAAAGGTTTCAGTCGCTATAAAATCGTCCGCGAAATCGGCGATGCGCCCTACCGTCAAGCGGAAGTGCTTCTTTTAAAAGAAATCAACGACCGCGCGCTCGAAGGGCATAACGACCCCATCGCACAAGAACTGGCGGCGCGGCTGACAGCTTACTGCGAAAAGTTGACGCAGATCGCAAGAGAACCGAAAATCGCAGACATCCCGCAATGCGACCGGCTGAGCGTCTTTGTCGACCGCATGATCATGTCTCTCGACCTGACCCCGGAACAAAAACAAGGTTATCTTGAAGAACAGGACGTGATGAAACGCGCCGACACGCTCCTCGAAGAAATCAAACTCAAAACCGACCTGATCTCTCTATCGCACGCCTTGTCGAAAAAGAAAGTCGACCCGCGCATGAACTGA
- a CDS encoding ABC transporter ATP-binding protein, with translation MIKINNLSKSLMAGGTQVNILKSINLHVPKGQFTAITGASGSGKTTLLGLIAGLDLPSSGEILIDGQDITKLNEDELAVLRGQRFGFIFQNFNLIPTLTALENVSLAAELGGNAHTNGSAKELLETVGLGHRILHYPAQLSGGEQQRLSLARAFINEPDIVLADEPTGNLDSKNGQHILELIQELHQTRQATILIVTHEAHVAERTQRILKMADGQIIEDVLTDPQRNAAS, from the coding sequence TTGATTAAAATAAATAACTTATCCAAATCCCTCATGGCGGGAGGGACCCAGGTCAACATTCTCAAATCCATCAACCTGCACGTGCCAAAAGGTCAATTCACCGCCATCACCGGAGCGTCCGGAAGCGGCAAAACCACCTTACTCGGTCTGATCGCCGGACTCGACCTTCCCTCATCCGGCGAGATTCTCATCGACGGGCAGGATATCACGAAATTAAATGAAGATGAACTCGCCGTCCTGCGCGGTCAGCGTTTCGGATTCATTTTCCAGAATTTCAATCTGATCCCCACGCTCACCGCATTGGAAAACGTTTCTCTCGCCGCAGAACTCGGCGGGAATGCGCACACAAACGGATCGGCGAAAGAACTTCTCGAAACCGTGGGCCTTGGGCACCGCATCCTGCACTACCCGGCGCAGTTGTCTGGCGGCGAACAGCAACGCCTGTCTCTGGCGCGCGCCTTCATCAACGAGCCGGATATTGTGTTGGCGGACGAGCCGACGGGGAATCTCGATTCAAAAAACGGCCAGCATATTCTCGAATTGATTCAGGAATTGCATCAAACCCGGCAAGCCACCATTCTCATCGTCACCCATGAGGCGCATGTCGCCGAACGCACGCAACGCATCCTCAAGATGGCTGATGGGCAAATCATCGAAGACGTCCTGACGGACCCGCAACGCAACGCCGCCTCATGA
- a CDS encoding tetratricopeptide repeat protein, translating to MTDSQQIMQSAMEVLQSGDVKSAIELFEQALAMTPADFDALHILGVLEHRQGHCERAESLIRQALEVNPQFPEAHYNLGRVLDDLNRGDEAIASYRIALSLNSNMDAAWFNLGLAHERRQNLNEAAEAYRNAIRVNAEDADYHFNLGNIYFVQKDPVLAIESYDAALNLNPSYYMALNNRGIAYRELGNLERAIDSYQKAIGLRPDFGDAYFNLGNAYEAAGNLQWAGEAYETAIDYRPDMTKAHNNLGNVYYSLGQWDKALSEYETAVTLDPDSESAQHMLHSLKGENANKAPDRYVATLFDKAATDFEDRLVNDLKYDSPRELREELSKLVSADKRFANALDLGCGTGLSGAAFRSIADRLTGVDLSSRMVALAKAKGIYQELAVGEILDYLQGTEESFDLFLAADVLAYLGDLSALFEAVRRRALPSAYFLFTLEGVEGQDYVLRKTGRFAHSRPYIERLAMQLQFHIEVCAETVIRTENDKPITGMNLILKCL from the coding sequence ATGACAGATTCTCAGCAAATCATGCAGTCGGCGATGGAAGTTCTGCAAAGCGGCGACGTGAAATCTGCGATTGAATTGTTCGAACAGGCGTTGGCGATGACGCCTGCGGATTTCGATGCGCTTCACATTCTGGGCGTCCTCGAACATCGACAGGGCCATTGTGAGCGAGCGGAATCTTTGATCCGACAGGCGCTTGAAGTGAATCCGCAGTTCCCGGAAGCGCATTACAATCTGGGGCGGGTTCTGGATGATCTGAATCGAGGCGATGAGGCGATCGCGTCTTATCGTATCGCTCTGTCTCTGAATTCGAATATGGACGCGGCCTGGTTCAATCTGGGGCTGGCGCATGAGCGAAGGCAGAATCTGAATGAGGCCGCCGAGGCTTACCGGAATGCGATTCGGGTCAACGCCGAGGATGCGGATTATCATTTCAATCTCGGCAATATTTATTTCGTTCAAAAAGATCCTGTGCTCGCCATTGAGAGTTATGATGCGGCGTTGAATCTAAATCCTTCCTATTACATGGCCTTGAACAATCGCGGCATCGCCTATCGGGAATTGGGGAATCTGGAGCGCGCGATCGATTCCTATCAGAAGGCGATCGGCTTGCGTCCGGATTTTGGGGATGCGTATTTCAATCTTGGCAACGCCTACGAGGCGGCGGGCAACCTGCAATGGGCGGGCGAGGCGTACGAGACGGCGATTGACTATCGCCCGGATATGACCAAGGCGCACAATAATCTTGGCAATGTTTATTATTCGCTGGGTCAATGGGACAAGGCCTTGTCGGAGTATGAAACCGCTGTAACCCTCGATCCCGACAGCGAGTCCGCACAGCATATGTTGCATTCGCTCAAAGGAGAAAATGCGAACAAGGCTCCAGACCGTTACGTCGCGACCTTGTTCGACAAGGCGGCGACGGATTTTGAAGACCGGCTGGTCAACGATTTGAAATACGATTCTCCGAGAGAATTGCGGGAAGAGCTTTCCAAATTAGTGTCGGCAGACAAACGCTTTGCCAACGCGCTCGATCTGGGTTGCGGCACAGGCCTGTCCGGCGCAGCGTTTCGATCGATTGCGGATCGTCTGACCGGCGTCGATCTTTCATCGCGCATGGTGGCGCTGGCAAAGGCGAAGGGGATTTATCAGGAACTTGCAGTGGGAGAGATTCTGGACTATCTGCAAGGAACGGAAGAGAGCTTCGATTTGTTTCTGGCGGCGGATGTTCTGGCGTATTTGGGCGACCTCTCCGCTTTGTTCGAAGCGGTGCGACGGCGCGCCCTGCCGTCGGCCTATTTTCTGTTCACGCTGGAAGGCGTTGAAGGCCAGGATTATGTGTTGCGCAAGACCGGGCGGTTTGCGCATTCACGTCCGTACATCGAGAGGCTGGCGATGCAATTGCAGTTTCACATCGAAGTTTGCGCGGAGACGGTGATCCGAACGGAGAATGACAAGCCGATCACCGGCATGAACCTGATATTGAAATGTTTGTGA
- a CDS encoding radical SAM protein, whose translation MLKVLLVYPNTSDVALDNLGFQRVYALLNSIEDVECDRYSLPLGWVPETQSLNKDALVSHELGRPVSDFDVLAFSVSFEPDYLHVATILKYFGLPLRREERGADAPLVIAGGSAIFINPEPLAECMDAFLVGEAENLAETFFAELKAAQGISLKEILPKTASIPGVYIPALYRPIYNDFEFSGFEVDDGAPKRVARYWTPKQEDLCSHSVVHDGASTFNGMALLEATRGCIWACRFCTAGFIYRPPREPDLQRTYDSLEASLAKSGVETQTVGLIGPSVTDHPDLMGLAKRITDAGKTLSFSSLRMETLTDELVDLILQSGQKTLTVAVDGPSERMRDVINKAATDDFIVEKCRFLTQKGLLHLKIYSIIGLPGETDEDLDQFIALVERIMAAYVDEARKKKKIGQVTVSLSPLVPKPGTPFQWHPMEHAASLKKKFMRLRKVFSRLPHLKLSFGSPNEAYLQTSLSRGDRRLTDFFLEYLDNGHNEKEALKRYRPLADHFAYRQFEANDALCWDIVDHGYRNSFLWEDYQRGLKAARTPVCDTAVCKICGIC comes from the coding sequence ATGTTGAAGGTTCTCCTGGTTTATCCCAATACGTCCGACGTTGCTTTGGACAATCTGGGATTTCAGCGCGTCTATGCGTTGTTGAATTCTATTGAAGATGTTGAATGCGATCGTTACAGCCTGCCCTTGGGTTGGGTTCCTGAAACGCAATCTCTGAATAAAGACGCTTTGGTTTCGCACGAACTGGGCCGCCCGGTTTCGGATTTCGACGTGCTTGCGTTTTCCGTTTCGTTTGAACCGGATTACCTGCATGTTGCGACGATTCTGAAATACTTCGGCCTGCCCTTGCGGCGCGAAGAGCGGGGGGCGGACGCTCCACTGGTCATTGCCGGCGGCTCTGCAATCTTCATCAACCCGGAACCTTTGGCGGAGTGTATGGACGCCTTTCTGGTCGGCGAGGCGGAGAATCTTGCCGAGACTTTTTTTGCGGAACTGAAGGCGGCGCAGGGAATTTCCCTGAAAGAGATTTTACCCAAGACCGCGTCGATTCCCGGCGTGTATATCCCGGCTTTATATCGTCCGATTTATAACGACTTTGAGTTTTCCGGTTTTGAGGTCGATGACGGAGCGCCCAAACGGGTGGCGCGTTACTGGACGCCGAAGCAGGAAGATTTGTGTTCCCACTCGGTCGTTCACGACGGAGCGTCGACCTTCAATGGAATGGCCTTGCTGGAAGCCACGCGAGGGTGTATCTGGGCCTGTCGCTTTTGTACGGCAGGATTCATTTATCGTCCGCCGCGAGAGCCGGATTTGCAACGCACTTACGACAGTCTGGAAGCCTCGCTGGCGAAGTCGGGCGTGGAAACCCAGACAGTGGGTCTGATCGGCCCTTCGGTGACGGATCACCCGGATTTGATGGGGCTGGCGAAACGCATCACCGATGCGGGCAAAACGCTTTCGTTTTCCTCCTTGCGCATGGAGACGCTGACCGATGAGTTGGTCGACCTGATATTACAGAGCGGACAAAAAACGCTCACCGTCGCGGTCGACGGCCCGTCCGAGCGAATGCGCGACGTGATCAACAAGGCGGCAACGGATGACTTCATCGTTGAGAAATGCCGCTTCCTCACGCAAAAGGGCTTACTGCATCTAAAAATCTATTCCATCATTGGATTGCCTGGCGAAACCGACGAAGACCTCGATCAGTTCATTGCGCTGGTTGAGCGCATCATGGCGGCTTATGTTGATGAAGCGCGGAAAAAGAAAAAGATCGGTCAGGTGACGGTGAGCTTGAGTCCGCTGGTTCCCAAGCCGGGCACGCCCTTTCAGTGGCATCCGATGGAACACGCGGCGAGCCTTAAGAAAAAATTCATGCGCTTGCGCAAAGTATTCTCGCGTCTGCCGCATTTGAAGCTGAGTTTTGGATCGCCTAACGAAGCCTATCTGCAAACGAGTCTGTCTCGCGGTGATCGCCGACTCACCGATTTCTTTTTGGAATACCTCGATAATGGGCACAATGAGAAAGAGGCGTTGAAACGTTATCGCCCTCTGGCGGATCATTTCGCCTATCGGCAATTCGAGGCGAACGACGCCTTGTGTTGGGACATTGTCGATCATGGTTATCGCAACTCCTTTCTCTGGGAGGATTACCAGAGAGGTTTGAAGGCCGCAAGAACCCCTGTCTGCGATACCGCTGTCTGCAAAATCTGCGGGATTTGCTGA
- a CDS encoding arylesterase, translated as MEERPVILAFGDSLTAGYGTPPEENYPARLQVMLDAAGYEYRVVNGGVSGDTTAGGLRRINWSLRLKPSIVILELGANDGLRGLPLDAMRSNLDGIIQRCNEANAQVLLAAMKIPPNYGEEYTTGFEQTFHRLAKKHELPLIPFFLENVAARRELTQDDGIHPTGEGYKIVAETVMAHLKPLLKTTTSP; from the coding sequence ATGGAGGAGCGCCCGGTGATTCTTGCATTCGGAGACAGTTTGACGGCGGGCTATGGCACGCCGCCGGAAGAAAATTATCCGGCCCGGCTACAGGTCATGCTGGACGCGGCGGGTTATGAATACCGCGTCGTCAACGGCGGCGTCAGCGGAGACACCACGGCGGGCGGATTGCGTCGCATCAACTGGTCGCTGCGTCTGAAGCCGAGCATCGTGATTCTGGAACTGGGAGCGAACGATGGCTTGCGCGGACTTCCGCTGGACGCCATGCGCTCCAATCTTGATGGAATCATTCAACGTTGCAACGAAGCCAATGCGCAAGTTCTGCTGGCGGCCATGAAGATTCCTCCGAATTATGGCGAAGAGTACACGACTGGATTTGAACAAACCTTTCATCGACTCGCTAAAAAACACGAATTGCCGCTCATTCCGTTTTTTCTGGAAAACGTCGCGGCGCGCCGGGAGTTGACGCAAGACGACGGCATTCATCCCACCGGAGAGGGTTACAAGATCGTCGCTGAAACGGTGATGGCGCATTTGAAGCCTCTACTCAAAACGACGACCTCGCCCTGA
- a CDS encoding KamA family radical SAM protein produces MEEWQKLLSRSVVKVEDLPFIPESEEYREKLEEVSKVFPIRINSYFLDQIKSADDPLWKQVVPTIEELDDMLDDEELLISDPLNEEGDMPAPELVHRYPDRVLLMINNHCPIICRFCTRKRKIGFPGIVTRETLRQGIEYIREHTEIRDVIMSGGDPLLVPDKELDRILAELRSIPHLEIIRIGTRVPGTLPQRVTPELCEILKKYHPLYFNIHFNHPAEITPEVEKACGMLADAGIPLGSQTVLLKDVNDNSETMRELVKKLLRIRVKPYYLFQADMTLGTNHFRTMVEKGLDIIRDLQGHTSGMAVPAFVIDTPGGGGKVRLLPDSVIEFNDDEVILKNYDGKTYRYPQANGKDKAAAQNDNGDASSSSEVCSMTA; encoded by the coding sequence ATGGAAGAATGGCAAAAACTTTTGAGCCGTAGCGTGGTAAAAGTCGAAGATTTACCCTTCATTCCCGAATCGGAAGAATACCGGGAGAAACTGGAAGAAGTGTCGAAGGTTTTCCCCATTCGCATCAATTCCTATTTTCTCGATCAAATAAAAAGCGCCGACGATCCTTTGTGGAAACAAGTGGTTCCCACGATCGAAGAGTTGGACGATATGCTGGACGATGAAGAGCTGTTGATTTCGGACCCGCTCAACGAAGAGGGCGACATGCCGGCTCCGGAACTGGTGCATCGCTACCCGGACCGCGTGTTGTTGATGATCAATAACCATTGCCCGATCATTTGCCGTTTCTGCACGCGCAAGCGCAAGATTGGCTTTCCGGGAATCGTCACGCGCGAGACTCTGCGTCAGGGCATTGAATATATTCGGGAGCATACGGAAATTCGCGACGTCATCATGTCCGGCGGCGATCCTCTGCTGGTCCCCGATAAAGAGCTGGATCGCATACTCGCCGAGTTGCGTTCCATCCCGCATCTGGAGATCATTCGCATCGGAACGCGCGTTCCCGGCACTCTGCCCCAGCGCGTCACCCCGGAACTTTGCGAGATTCTAAAAAAATATCATCCTCTTTATTTCAATATTCATTTCAATCACCCTGCGGAGATCACGCCGGAAGTCGAAAAGGCTTGTGGCATGCTCGCCGATGCGGGGATTCCACTGGGCAGTCAGACGGTTTTGCTGAAAGACGTGAACGATAATTCGGAGACCATGCGCGAGCTGGTCAAGAAGCTTTTGCGAATTCGCGTGAAACCTTATTATCTGTTTCAGGCGGACATGACTCTGGGCACGAACCACTTTCGCACGATGGTGGAAAAGGGGCTGGATATCATCCGCGACTTGCAGGGGCATACCTCCGGCATGGCGGTTCCGGCTTTTGTTATCGACACGCCCGGCGGCGGCGGCAAGGTGCGCCTGCTCCCGGATTCGGTCATCGAATTCAACGATGATGAAGTCATCCTGAAAAATTACGACGGCAAAACCTATCGTTACCCGCAAGCCAACGGCAAGGACAAGGCCGCCGCGCAAAACGATAATGGAGATGCGTCGTCTTCCTCAGAAGTTTGCAGTATGACCGCGTGA